One Scyliorhinus torazame isolate Kashiwa2021f chromosome 17, sScyTor2.1, whole genome shotgun sequence genomic window, tggactgcacgcagaacaatatttttcactgtacctcggcacacatgacaataaatctaaatttgtctgtgtgaactttgcacattctccctgtgtctttttaaaaataaattcagagtacccaattcatttttccaattaaggggcaatttagcgcgcccaatccacctacctgtgcatcttttaggttgtgggggcaaaacccacgtaaacacggggaaaatgtgcaaactccacagacagtgacccagagctgggatagaacctgggacctcggcgccatgaggcagcagtgctagccactgcgccaccatgctgcccctatcctcccagtgtctgcatgggtttgctccaggagcctctgttttcctcccagagtacaaagatatgcaggttaggtggattggccattctaaattgccccttagtgtccaaagatgtgcatgttagatgggaTTACAcggagatggcagggaagggaggggaccctagatagggtgttctttcagagtagGGATTCTACGAAAAGACATAATTTATAAGCATGTTAACCCACTCGAAAACCCCATGCTGAATTCATATATTATAGCAGCCTCTCCACAGAATTATCATCTTTACAGGACCCAATCCAAAGTTACTTGCAGCTCACTTCTCACTGTTTTGCTGACTCACAATTTCCAGTGACCATCAAAGTTCCTTTGCCTCTATCTTACCAGAAATCCCAACCAATCTGCAGCAGTAAAGTTCACCCCAGTGACTCCTTCTGCTTGCCATGCCAGAACAAACCATCCAGTGTCCTTAAATGTCCACAGGTTCATTTTCTTCAACCAGAAAATGTTTCCCACCCACATACCGTCTGGTAGCTAACAGCAAAACAGTCTTTTTTTCCTCTGCTGACTGCAGCAGCTGCATcattgtctctctctttctttgcaacacactctcacactcggtCTCTCTCGCACATTCTGTCTCAGAGACCTTGGACAGAAAGTATATCCAAAACCAGGACAGTTGCTTCTACTTTTGCATTCAGGTGTGAAAATTAACATTCGGGTTTCAACAGAACTTGATCTGGGCCCTTTGCCCCCATGCTAACTAAGTCACAGCAGCGTATCACCAGACACAATTATCAGGAAGGCATTGATCATTGAATTATGCAGAAATATTTACAATTAAAGCCAAATTATTCCAATTAACCCTAAGTTCCAAATGTACATTAGCCGATTATGCTTAGACATATACTGGCTGCAAAAAAAGAGCATAGGGGGAGATATACGTTGCAATGTCATGCTCATGTTCCTTTTCTTGAGATTATCTTACAATAAGTAAGGAAATAATATGTGTTACAACATTTACCTTTTTGTGGGTACAGAGTGTCACACAATACAAACATTCTCAATTCCATTGAATATGGGAAAGCATAATTTTTCAGTCAGGATATTTAAGTCAACGGGAAAGCTGCCACATCACGTGCCAGCTCTTTCTCCCTCCCAGTAGTACCCCAGCTCCTAAGAGTATGAATATTGAAATGTtagcaattatttttttttccaaataaggggcaatttagcatgaccaatccacctattctgcacatctttgggccgggatcgaacccgggtcctcggcgccgtgcagcagcagcgctaaccactgtgccaccgtgccaccctgtgaaATGTTGGCAAATTGATTGATTAGTGGAAAATCCATTATAAACTATGTACCGGCAATCATAAAAAATAATGTAGTGACATCAGTTGTACATTAATATATTCAGAAAATGTTGCAATAATAACATTACATTGGGAACTATAGATGAAATATTGATATTCAGTAACACACTAAGGTGAATGATTAAGATTTTAACAGTTTCTCTGGATTTAGATTCTACAGCATATTAACAGGGTGAcagataaaaagattttttttaacatACCCAGTATGTTGCAAAATAATTTGCCTCTTAAATCAGATGAAATACttttagaactcctacagtgcagaaggatagcATTCAGCTCATCacgtctgcaacaaccctctgaaagagcaccctacctaggtccactccctgtagccccacctaacctgcacactttgggacactaaggggtgattttgcatggccaatccacttaacctgaacatctttggactttgggaggaaaccgcagcacacagaggaaacccacgcaatatGGGGAAAACATGCAAAATCGACACAAATAGTCAGCCAAGgctagaatcgaacccaggtccctggcactgtgaggcagcagtgctaaccactgtgccatcatgccacccattTAGGGAACATATATGCCGAAAAACTAAATTAGAATATATATATTCTTCTAAAACACTAAGTATAAGCCTGGTCATTTTATAGATCTATATAAAAATGTTGATCCTGTAATCTGAATTTCTATTTCCTTCGGTCCATTGATTTTTAACTTCCTAATACGAGATTGGGAGTTTATTTTTAATTATGTCTGATCATCAAGAATTTTTTTTTATAATCAGTCATTCATTTATTTTGGAATTATGAGTCTAATGGCAGTGGTTTGTTGGATACATCAGTTTTCAATCTTATTATTTTGAATCTACAAACAAATAAGATGACTAAGATAAACAACAAAATCATGATTAGTCATGTAACTGCTATTCTCTGCGTCTACTTTGCTGCCTGCATCTATTATGAGGGATTTACAATCTGGAGCGATCAGTCACTGAAGTAAATGCTGAGGTACATACCTAGAAACCTACACTGCAAGAGTTTGAAGACTTATGTTGTGGGGGCAACAATCGAGCCTTGTAATGTACtaacactgatacattggctgttgGAGTGGCCTGATAATGTCACCACTACACCAGCATATAGGTTCAAAAGGACCAGCCCTCTCTTCTTATAAAATTATTCTGCAAAATTATTCAAGAAAAAATATTCTACCAGTCTCATTGGAAACTAATCTTTCTCTGATTTGTCTTTCTTCTGTGTAACTACTTCAAATGTACCTTTCTCTACTGTGTTGACAGTCAATTGTTTGTTGCAAAAGTAGTAAAATAATTCAGCAAAGTTCATAAAGGGGAACCAAATTCCACTAATTTTCTTATTCTTCTTGGCATGCAGTTATATAAATAAAATTTGATGAGTACAAACCATTCTCAATAAAAGTTGAAGTATTACACAACTTCTTGATTTTTCCTCCACAAGATAAGCATTGCCTTAATTCTTGATACTGTCTGGAGAAACCCCATCCACTCATGTTATAATACACCTCATCAGTGTCAGCAGCTCACTCTGGAATCTCTCTTGCATAATGAAAATATTTTTCTTAAAGTACTTTACCCAACCACTTTCATCCCATCTCTCCTTCTCCTGAAGGACAATGATTCATTTTTGGTACACATTTCCACTGGTGCTCTCCAGATCTTAGCCTCAGTAATATTGAGTTTATTTGGTCATGGTGGGAGATGGGAATCCAAATGAAATGCAATCCACTACACGCATATTAGTCAAGCCCCATCTCATTTATTGGTCCATTCTTCATACGATCTGGATGTGGTAGGATCTACAGGTACTATTTTTCTGACTTGGCGCTCTTGTGGGTAGCCTAGTCCACCCAGAACACAAATCCAACATTCAGGTGTACTATCATCGGTAGGACCTTTCCCCCGCAGGGCACACTCCCAAGTTTCCATTGTGTCATTTTGGTGGGCACTGAGCACATGAAGCCACGAGATTAGTGGGGACTTTTGTTCAGCCTTTCATCACTGTTGGTTTCATTTGGTTTCATATCACATTGATACCGAAAAACTGCACACTTCACAACGTTTGAGAAATGAGAAATATTACTGATGACATGTCATGCTTTCTTCTTTCTAAAATAAGCTTGCTCCCAAATATTGATAAATTATATTTATTCTGAAAAGAGGTCACCATCATGGCTGGATGTTAGAAATATGTGCcttggtttttgggggggggggggcagcacggaggcgcagtgagtagcaccgctgcctcatggcgccgagattccaggttggatcccagctctgggtcactgtccgtttggagtttgcacattctccccgtgtgtgtgggtttcgcccccacaacgcaaaagatgtgcaggctaggtggattgaccatgccaaattgccccctaattggaaaagatgaattggttactctaaatttaaaaaaaaagaaatatgtgCCTTGCTGAAATGAACAATTATCATATCAGTGAGTCCCACAAAAATGCATAGTCGTTGGGCGTGCAGTACATCCATCTCCTTGGAAATTATTCACATTTTCCGTTTTTATTTGATGAAACTATTTGATGCCGGTGGCATTAGTGGGGCCCACCACAAACCAGGCTTGAGGAAAGTACTTTTCAGGAAACAAAAAACACCCTCTTGTGGCCAAGCGTTTTTTTTGTTCGGGACTTCTTGCCCGGCTCCACCCGCGAGTTGGAGTAAACGGTGATCAACAGATACTTTCTCCGACGGAGTGATTGCCTTTTTAATAGAGCCAGACTTCCCCGAGTCTGCCTTTGGGAGCCGCGTTTGTACGTCAATTCCCCGCGTCACCCTCAAACTCTTGTTCACATGAAGCTGCTGTCCACGGTGCTGAAACTGCCAGCTGCAGACAACCTCTTCCCCCCGCCCGCCCAGCACCAGAGAGAAGCACCGCGGACCAAGGCGATTCCACTGGACCAGAGGCAGAACACAATCGAGACGGCACAATTTATCTTGTGTCTCCTTCAAGCCCGGCTGTTCGTTACCTTAGCAACATGACTCAAGAAAAAGCCAACGAGAAAGCATCTTAGGTGACGATTATCCGCatccataacacacacacacacaaaaaagagagAACAGGGGCAAAGCACGAACTGGTTCTGAGACCCTTGTCCTGTTTGAAAGCCTTTCAAATCTTCAAGAATGGGGGACAAAATGATACCGGCCCAAGAGGCTGCCAAGATCTATCACACCAATTATATGAGGAATTCCAGAGCAATAGGTGTCCTCTGGGCTATTTTCACTATTTGTTTTGCTATTATAACTGTGGTCATTTTTATCCAGCCTTATTGGATTGGGGACAGCATTAACACGCCCCAGGCTGGCTATTTCGGACTGTTTCATTATTGTATCGGGAACGGACTGACCAGAGAGTTGATCTGCAAAGGAAGTGCCCTGGATTTCGGCTCCATCCCCTCGGGAGCCTTCAAAACTGCCATGTTCTTCGTTGGCATCTCCATGCTTCTGATCATTGGCTGCCTTGTTTGCTTCAGTCTCTTTTTCTTTTGCAACTCCGCCACGGTCTATAAAGTCTGCGCCTGGATGCAACTTGCGTCAGGTAAGTTCCAGCACTGCCAACCCACCTCCCCATCCGGGCTGCAGTTCACTTAAACCGAAATGTATATTTGCACGCGGGGTAATTAACCTCCCTTCTTAAAAAGCAGACCTGTGTTTTTCCCCCGTTCCAGTTTTTCTAAGAT contains:
- the LOC140393818 gene encoding LHFPL tetraspan subfamily member 5 protein-like, which gives rise to MGDKMIPAQEAAKIYHTNYMRNSRAIGVLWAIFTICFAIITVVIFIQPYWIGDSINTPQAGYFGLFHYCIGNGLTRELICKGSALDFGSIPSGAFKTAMFFVGISMLLIIGCLVCFSLFFFCNSATVYKVCAWMQLASATGLIMGCMIYPDGWDSDAVKQMCGNKTDKYTLGACSVRWAYILAIIGILDALILSFLAFVLGNRQDSLLPEDFKVENKDVDNA